One region of Rhodospirillales bacterium genomic DNA includes:
- the lpxA gene encoding acyl-ACP--UDP-N-acetylglucosamine O-acyltransferase translates to MTDIHPTAVVDGKARLGKGVAIGPYCCVGPDVELKDNVRLVSHAVVMGLTTVGEGSVIYPFASIGHPPQDLKYKGEKSRLAIGRRNVIREHVTMNPGTEGGGMLTQTGDDCLFMVGAHVAHDCRIGDHVILVNNATLAGHVHVEDWAILGGLSAVHQFVRIGKHAMVGGMSGVENDVIPYGSVTGNRARLQGLNIVGLKRRSFSRDTIHALRNAYRLLFAQEGTMAERLADVAEMFHDNEPVMDIVTFIQADSSRAICHPALDDAA, encoded by the coding sequence ATGACCGATATTCATCCCACCGCCGTCGTCGACGGCAAGGCCCGCCTGGGCAAAGGCGTGGCGATCGGCCCTTATTGCTGCGTCGGCCCCGACGTGGAGCTGAAGGACAATGTCCGCCTCGTATCGCACGCGGTGGTCATGGGCCTGACCACGGTCGGCGAAGGAAGCGTCATCTATCCTTTCGCGTCCATCGGCCATCCGCCCCAGGACTTGAAATATAAGGGCGAGAAATCGCGCCTCGCCATCGGCCGGCGCAACGTCATCCGCGAACACGTCACCATGAATCCCGGCACCGAGGGCGGCGGCATGCTGACCCAGACCGGCGACGACTGCCTGTTCATGGTCGGCGCCCACGTCGCGCACGATTGCCGGATCGGCGATCACGTCATCCTGGTCAACAACGCCACCCTCGCCGGGCATGTCCACGTCGAGGATTGGGCGATCCTGGGAGGGCTTTCGGCGGTGCACCAGTTCGTGCGCATCGGCAAGCACGCCATGGTCGGCGGCATGTCGGGCGTGGAAAACGACGTCATCCCCTACGGCTCGGTTACCGGCAATCGCGCGCGCCTGCAGGGCCTCAACATCGTCGGGCTCAAGCGGCGCAGCTTCTCGCGCGACACCATCCACGCGCTGCGCAACGCTTATCGGCTGCTGTTCGCCCAGGAAGGCACCATGGCCGAACGGCTCGCCGACGTGGCCGAAATGTTCCATGACAACGAGCCGGTGATGGATATCGTCACGTTCATCCAGGCGGATTCTTCGCGCGCGATCTGCCACCCGGCCCTCGACGACGCGGCGTGA
- a CDS encoding glutamate--tRNA ligase, producing the protein MKVVTRFAPSPTGFLHIGGARTALFNWLFAQHQRRYGEGGTFLLRIEDTDRARSTPEAVAAIIDGLKWLGLDWDGEPISQFARRERHAEAARELLAAGRAYRCYCTPAELEEMREKARREGRPIRYDGRWRDRDPAEAPVGVDAVIRLRAPTESDTVVEDLVQGEVRVANAQLDDMVLLRSDGTPTYMLAVVVDDHDMGITHVVRGDDHLTNTFRQVQLYRAFGWEPPRFAHIPLIHGPDGAKLSKRHGALGIEAYRDMGYLPEALRNYLLRLGWGHGDAEIIDDHQAIEWFDLSGIGRSPARFDFAKLDSLNGHYLRQTDDARLVELVAPLVEKIVGASLAPEARARLARGMGGLKERAKTLRDLAAGAAFYARRRPLPISAKATEILDGAEERLRRLAAVLRDETDWSGAALEAAVRRFAEAENAKLGQVAQPLRAALTGEGISPPIFEVMSVLGRDETLGRIEDALDRKHAAVA; encoded by the coding sequence ATGAAGGTCGTGACCCGTTTCGCGCCGTCGCCCACCGGATTCCTGCACATCGGCGGGGCCCGGACGGCGTTGTTCAACTGGTTGTTCGCCCAACACCAGCGGCGTTACGGCGAGGGCGGCACCTTTTTGCTCCGCATCGAAGATACCGACCGGGCGCGCTCGACGCCGGAAGCGGTCGCCGCCATCATCGACGGCCTGAAGTGGCTCGGGCTCGATTGGGATGGCGAACCGATCTCCCAGTTCGCGCGGCGCGAGCGCCACGCCGAAGCCGCGCGCGAGCTGCTCGCGGCCGGGCGCGCGTACCGCTGCTACTGCACCCCGGCCGAGTTGGAGGAGATGCGCGAAAAAGCCCGGCGCGAAGGCCGCCCGATCCGCTACGACGGACGCTGGCGCGACCGCGACCCAGCCGAGGCGCCCGTCGGCGTCGATGCCGTGATCCGGCTCAGGGCGCCGACCGAGAGCGACACGGTGGTGGAAGATCTCGTGCAGGGCGAAGTGCGTGTCGCCAATGCGCAACTCGACGACATGGTGCTGCTGCGCAGCGACGGCACGCCGACCTACATGCTGGCGGTGGTGGTGGACGACCACGACATGGGTATCACCCATGTGGTGCGCGGCGATGATCATCTCACCAACACCTTCCGCCAGGTGCAGCTTTATCGCGCCTTCGGTTGGGAGCCGCCGCGCTTCGCCCACATTCCGCTAATTCACGGGCCCGACGGGGCCAAGCTCTCCAAGCGCCACGGCGCGCTCGGCATCGAGGCCTATCGCGACATGGGCTACCTGCCGGAAGCCTTGCGTAATTATCTGCTGCGCCTCGGCTGGGGCCACGGCGACGCCGAGATCATCGACGATCATCAGGCGATCGAATGGTTCGATCTTTCCGGCATCGGCCGCTCGCCCGCGCGCTTCGATTTTGCCAAGCTCGATTCGCTCAACGGCCATTACCTGCGCCAAACGGACGACGCGCGGCTTGTGGAGCTGGTCGCGCCGTTGGTCGAAAAGATTGTCGGCGCGTCGCTCGCGCCCGAGGCGCGCGCCCGGCTCGCGCGCGGCATGGGCGGGCTCAAGGAGCGCGCCAAAACGCTCCGCGACCTCGCCGCCGGCGCCGCGTTCTACGCCCGTCGCCGGCCGTTGCCGATCTCGGCCAAGGCCACGGAGATTCTCGATGGCGCCGAGGAACGGTTGCGCCGCCTCGCCGCCGTGCTGCGCGACGAAACCGATTGGTCCGGTGCCGCGCTCGAAGCCGCCGTGCGCCGTTTCGCCGAAGCCGAGAACGCCAAGCTCGGCCAGGTGGCGCAACCCTTGCGCGCCGCACTTACCGGCGAAGGGATCTCGCCGCCGATTTTCGAGGTGATGTCCGTGCTCGGGCGCGACGAAACCCTCGGCCGCATCGAGGATGCGCTCGACAGGAAACACGCCGCCGTCGCCTGA
- the lpxD gene encoding UDP-3-O-(3-hydroxymyristoyl)glucosamine N-acyltransferase: protein MADPRFFAAAGPFTLRELATIASAEIAGGDETRRFVDVAPLGTAGPDEISFLDNRRYLDAFRQSRAGACLVAPDAAKAAPAGMSLLIAKDPYRAYAKVAAAFHPPRAFEPGIHPAAHIGDGARIGEGCRIEAGAVIGERAEVGRRCHIAANAVIGEGVAIGDDGWIGPGASISHAVLGARVIVHGGARIGQDGFGFALGPQGHLKVPQLGRVLIGDDVEIGANTTIDRGAGPDTVVGDGTKIDNLVQIAHNVRIGRGCVIVAQVGISGSTRIGDFVMLGGQAGLTGHLEIGDGAKVAAQAGVMRDIEPGVTVGGSPAVPQRQWLKSVAMIERMTRKD, encoded by the coding sequence ATGGCCGACCCGCGATTTTTCGCCGCCGCCGGGCCTTTCACGCTTCGGGAATTGGCGACGATCGCGAGCGCGGAAATCGCGGGCGGCGACGAAACGCGACGCTTCGTCGATGTCGCGCCGCTCGGCACGGCCGGGCCGGACGAGATCAGTTTCCTCGACAATCGGCGCTACCTCGACGCGTTTCGTCAAAGCCGCGCCGGCGCCTGTTTGGTCGCGCCCGACGCCGCCAAAGCCGCGCCCGCGGGCATGAGTCTTTTGATCGCCAAGGACCCGTATCGCGCCTACGCCAAGGTCGCGGCCGCGTTCCATCCGCCGCGCGCGTTCGAACCCGGCATCCACCCCGCCGCCCACATCGGCGACGGGGCGCGGATCGGCGAGGGTTGCCGGATCGAAGCCGGTGCGGTAATCGGCGAGCGCGCCGAAGTCGGCCGGCGTTGCCATATCGCCGCCAATGCCGTGATCGGCGAGGGCGTGGCCATCGGCGACGACGGCTGGATCGGCCCCGGCGCCTCGATATCCCACGCCGTTCTCGGCGCCCGCGTGATCGTGCACGGCGGAGCGCGCATCGGCCAGGACGGATTCGGTTTCGCCCTCGGTCCGCAAGGCCATCTCAAGGTGCCGCAGCTCGGCCGAGTCCTGATCGGCGACGATGTGGAAATCGGCGCCAATACCACCATCGATCGCGGCGCCGGGCCCGATACGGTCGTCGGCGACGGAACCAAGATCGATAATCTCGTCCAGATCGCCCATAATGTCCGCATCGGCCGCGGCTGCGTGATCGTCGCCCAGGTCGGCATTTCGGGCAGCACCCGGATTGGCGATTTCGTCATGCTCGGCGGCCAGGCCGGCCTAACCGGGCATCTCGAGATCGGCGACGGCGCCAAGGTCGCGGCCCAAGCGGGCGTGATGCGGGATATCGAGCCCGGCGTCACCGTCGGCGGCTCGCCCGCCGTGCCGCAGCGGCAATGGCTCAAAAGCGTCGCCATGATCGAACGGATGACGCGTAAGGACTGA
- the fabZ gene encoding 3-hydroxyacyl-ACP dehydratase FabZ, translated as MNEQSSAAGTVIDINRIMRLIPHRYPFLLIDKVTDLVPDVSATGIKNVTYNEPFFQGHFPGHPIMPGVMIVEAMAQTAAVMVMETLKRTADEGLVVYFMSVDEARFRKPVVPGDTLRIHVAKRQHRGAVWKFEGQAKVGDVLNAEAVFTAMIVEPK; from the coding sequence ATGAACGAACAATCCAGCGCCGCCGGAACGGTCATCGACATCAACCGCATCATGCGGTTGATTCCGCACCGCTATCCGTTTCTGCTGATCGACAAGGTCACCGACCTGGTCCCCGACGTCAGCGCCACCGGCATCAAGAACGTCACCTACAACGAGCCGTTCTTTCAGGGGCACTTTCCCGGCCATCCGATCATGCCCGGCGTGATGATCGTCGAGGCCATGGCCCAGACCGCGGCGGTGATGGTGATGGAAACCCTGAAACGCACCGCCGACGAGGGCTTGGTCGTCTATTTCATGTCGGTCGACGAGGCGCGCTTCCGCAAGCCGGTGGTGCCCGGCGACACGCTCCGCATCCATGTCGCCAAGCGCCAGCATCGCGGCGCCGTCTGGAAATTCGAGGGCCAAGCCAAAGTCGGCGACGTTTTGAACGCCGAGGCCGTGTTCACCGCCATGATCGTGGAGCCGAAATGA
- a CDS encoding ComEC family competence protein, with protein sequence MGETRIIPSRSGVNPFVESRACLERLVAEEQDRLALWLPVCLGAGVGLYFVLSAEPAWWVGVLALALSVGLLAGLRRPTPASLGRVAAGALVAIAAGFMAAQVRTIVVAAPVLESKIGPVSVQGRIVQVEILPAGEGARVTLDRVRASQLAPERTPEFIRLRLRKLPPEPLVPGDWVATRAVLAPPPAPAAPGAYDFQRHAYFRSLGAVGFTVGGMTRTARAEENASGEGAFWRGLERLRQDLTGRVQAALPGAGGAVAAALMTGDRSAIPAPVNAAMRDSGLVHLLSISGLHVGLVAAILFVGLRAVLALIPPIALNFPIKKWTAAAAIPGTLAYAALAGMAAPTQRSMIMVGLVMIAVLVDRRALTMRTLAWAAAAILLVQPESLLNPGFQMSFAAVAALIAAYEWKGENGAPSERGGWIRGAAGMFAAIAVTSLVATLATTPYAVYHFNRFAVYGIAANMVAVPLTSFWIMPWAVLAFALMPFGLEAAALAPMGLGTEFLIAIAETVAAWPGAGILAPTMPTWGLVLATLGGLWLCLMRGKRRLAGVPVAAVGLASALVTTPPDILIDGEGRLLAVRTEAGGLALSAPRGNRLSREAWLRLAGVEEGEASPWPRPGEAESADRLGCDSMGCVVRARGRAVALVRERGALIEDCGRADLVVSAIPARRLCAGTSLIDRNDLRAKGAHAIWIRAEGIKVEAVNDGRGNRPWVQRPGRVRATDAPLPETEEDENE encoded by the coding sequence ATGGGGGAAACCCGTATTATTCCCTCGCGATCCGGCGTTAACCCTTTTGTCGAAAGCCGCGCGTGTCTGGAGCGGCTGGTGGCCGAGGAGCAGGATCGACTCGCCCTCTGGTTGCCGGTATGCCTCGGCGCCGGGGTCGGACTCTATTTCGTGCTGTCGGCCGAACCCGCGTGGTGGGTCGGTGTCTTGGCGCTGGCCTTGAGCGTCGGACTTCTCGCCGGATTGCGTCGGCCGACGCCAGCGAGCCTCGGCCGCGTCGCGGCGGGCGCGCTGGTTGCCATCGCAGCGGGATTTATGGCGGCGCAAGTGCGCACAATCGTGGTCGCCGCGCCGGTCCTGGAATCGAAAATCGGTCCGGTCAGCGTTCAAGGACGGATCGTGCAGGTCGAAATCCTGCCGGCGGGAGAGGGGGCGCGCGTCACTCTTGATCGCGTCCGCGCCAGCCAACTGGCGCCGGAACGCACGCCGGAGTTCATTCGTCTCCGTTTGAGGAAACTCCCGCCGGAACCGCTGGTGCCCGGCGACTGGGTCGCGACGCGGGCCGTGCTCGCCCCGCCGCCCGCGCCGGCGGCGCCCGGCGCATACGATTTTCAGCGTCACGCCTATTTCCGGTCGCTCGGCGCAGTCGGTTTCACCGTCGGCGGCATGACGCGCACCGCGCGCGCCGAGGAAAACGCAAGCGGCGAGGGCGCTTTCTGGCGCGGCCTCGAACGGCTGCGCCAGGACTTGACCGGTCGCGTTCAGGCTGCCCTCCCGGGCGCGGGCGGGGCGGTCGCCGCGGCGCTGATGACCGGAGATCGTTCGGCGATTCCGGCGCCGGTCAACGCGGCGATGCGCGATTCCGGCCTCGTCCATTTGCTTTCCATTTCCGGCCTGCACGTCGGATTGGTCGCGGCGATCCTGTTCGTCGGCTTGCGCGCCGTGCTCGCGCTGATACCGCCGATTGCGCTCAATTTTCCGATCAAGAAATGGACGGCGGCGGCGGCGATCCCCGGCACGCTGGCGTATGCCGCGCTCGCCGGCATGGCGGCACCGACCCAGCGCTCCATGATCATGGTCGGCCTGGTGATGATCGCAGTGCTGGTCGACCGGCGCGCGCTGACCATGCGCACGCTCGCCTGGGCCGCGGCGGCAATCCTGCTGGTGCAACCGGAAAGCCTGCTCAACCCCGGATTCCAGATGTCGTTCGCGGCGGTCGCCGCCCTGATCGCCGCCTACGAATGGAAGGGCGAGAACGGCGCGCCGTCCGAGCGAGGCGGATGGATTCGCGGCGCCGCCGGCATGTTCGCCGCCATTGCGGTGACCTCGCTCGTTGCCACCCTCGCCACCACGCCTTACGCCGTCTACCACTTCAACCGCTTCGCCGTGTACGGCATCGCCGCCAACATGGTCGCGGTACCGTTGACCAGCTTCTGGATCATGCCGTGGGCGGTATTGGCGTTCGCGCTGATGCCGTTCGGGCTCGAGGCGGCGGCGCTCGCGCCCATGGGCCTCGGCACCGAATTCTTGATCGCCATCGCCGAAACGGTCGCCGCCTGGCCCGGCGCCGGCATCCTCGCGCCCACCATGCCGACGTGGGGTCTGGTGCTCGCGACCCTGGGCGGCCTATGGCTGTGTCTGATGCGCGGGAAACGGCGGCTGGCCGGAGTTCCGGTCGCGGCCGTCGGCCTCGCGAGCGCGCTTGTTACTACGCCGCCCGATATCCTGATCGACGGCGAAGGCCGACTGCTCGCCGTGCGCACCGAGGCGGGCGGGCTCGCGCTCTCGGCCCCGCGCGGCAATCGCCTGAGCCGCGAAGCGTGGCTACGGCTCGCGGGCGTGGAGGAGGGCGAGGCCTCCCCCTGGCCGCGCCCGGGAGAAGCGGAAAGCGCCGATCGCCTGGGATGCGATTCCATGGGCTGCGTGGTGCGCGCGCGGGGGCGCGCCGTAGCCTTGGTACGCGAACGCGGCGCGCTGATCGAGGATTGCGGCCGGGCCGATCTGGTGGTGAGCGCAATCCCGGCCCGGCGCCTATGCGCGGGGACGTCGCTGATCGACCGCAATGATCTCCGCGCCAAGGGCGCGCACGCGATCTGGATCCGCGCGGAAGGAATCAAGGTTGAGGCGGTCAACGATGGGCGCGGGAACCGGCCGTGGGTGCAAAGGCCGGGGCGTGTTCGGGCGACCGACGCGCCGCTGCCGGAGACTGAAGAAGACGAAAATGAGTGA
- the gloA gene encoding lactoylglutathione lyase: MTATAPQPRMLHTMIRVFDLKRSLDFYTRVLGMRVLRQKEYPEGRFTNTFVGYGPEEEMAAIELTYNWDQKEPYQIGTGYGHIALGVTDIYATCDALKAAGAKITRPPGPMKHGTTVIAFVEDPDGYKIELIERK, from the coding sequence ATGACTGCCACCGCACCTCAACCCCGGATGCTGCACACCATGATCCGGGTGTTCGACCTGAAACGCTCGCTCGACTTCTACACCCGCGTGCTGGGCATGCGCGTGCTTCGCCAGAAGGAGTACCCGGAAGGGCGATTCACCAATACCTTCGTCGGCTATGGGCCGGAAGAGGAGATGGCGGCGATCGAGCTCACCTACAACTGGGACCAGAAGGAGCCCTACCAGATCGGCACCGGCTACGGGCACATCGCCCTCGGCGTTACCGACATCTACGCCACCTGCGACGCCCTCAAGGCCGCCGGCGCCAAGATCACCCGCCCGCCGGGGCCGATGAAGCACGGCACCACGGTGATCGCCTTCGTCGAGGACCCGGACGGCTACAAGATCGAATTGATCGAGCGGAAGTAA
- the msrB gene encoding peptide-methionine (R)-S-oxide reductase MsrB: protein MWPKKPADHEASGENFAVTKTDAEWRKTLTPAQYEVLRQHGTERPRSSPLDKQYGPGRYHCAGCDQPLFDSSAKFDSGTGWPSFHTPLTGAVGSREDTSFFMRRTEVHCARCGGHLGHVFPDGPAPTGQRYCLNGVSLRFAPKET from the coding sequence ATGTGGCCCAAGAAACCGGCCGACCACGAAGCGTCTGGGGAAAATTTCGCGGTGACCAAGACCGACGCCGAGTGGCGAAAGACGCTCACTCCGGCGCAATATGAGGTGCTGCGCCAGCACGGCACCGAGCGCCCGCGTTCGAGCCCGCTCGATAAGCAATATGGCCCCGGCCGCTATCATTGCGCCGGTTGCGATCAGCCTTTGTTCGATTCATCGGCCAAGTTCGACAGCGGCACCGGCTGGCCGAGTTTCCACACCCCGCTTACGGGCGCGGTCGGCAGCCGCGAAGACACGTCCTTCTTCATGCGCCGCACCGAGGTCCATTGCGCGCGCTGCGGCGGGCATCTGGGGCACGTGTTCCCCGACGGCCCGGCGCCCACCGGGCAGCGCTATTGCCTGAACGGCGTCTCGCTCCGCTTCGCGCCCAAAGAAACGTGA
- the gltA gene encoding citrate (Si)-synthase, whose protein sequence is MNEATSKAKSDTITVTDNRTGKSFDFPILKGSVGPDVFDIRKLYGQTGCFTYDPSFTSTASTESKITFIDGDQGVLLYRGYPIDQLAENSDFMEVCYLLLNGELPNAAQKKEFVHHITYHSMIHEQVNYFFRGFRRDSHPMAVMCGVVGALAAFYHDNLDINDPRHREISSHRLIAKMPTIAAAAYKYSIGQPFVYPRNTLGYAENFIHMLFSTPCEEYKVSPVLAKAMDRILILHADHEQNASTSTVRLAGSSGANPFACIAAGIASLWGPAHGGANEAVLTMLAEIGNKKNIPEFIKRAKDPKDNVRLMGFGHRVYKNYDPRAKIMQKTCHEVLGELGIKNSPDLEMAVELERIALEDDYFVQRKLYPNVDFYSGIIFRAMGIPTALFTALFAVARTVGWMAQWDEMIGDPAQRIGRPRQLYTGATERKFVPLDKRK, encoded by the coding sequence ATGAACGAAGCAACCAGCAAGGCCAAGTCGGACACCATCACGGTGACCGACAACCGGACCGGGAAGTCGTTCGATTTTCCCATCCTCAAGGGCAGCGTCGGGCCGGACGTGTTCGACATCCGCAAGCTCTATGGGCAAACCGGGTGCTTCACTTACGATCCGAGCTTTACCTCGACCGCCAGCACCGAATCGAAGATCACTTTCATCGACGGGGACCAGGGCGTTTTGCTTTATCGAGGCTACCCGATCGACCAGCTGGCCGAGAATTCGGATTTCATGGAGGTCTGCTACCTCCTGCTCAACGGCGAACTGCCCAACGCCGCGCAGAAGAAGGAATTCGTGCATCACATCACCTACCACTCGATGATCCACGAGCAGGTGAACTACTTTTTCCGCGGGTTCCGGCGGGACTCGCACCCGATGGCGGTGATGTGCGGCGTGGTCGGCGCGCTCGCGGCGTTTTATCACGACAATCTCGACATCAACGATCCGCGCCATCGCGAGATATCGTCGCACCGATTGATCGCCAAGATGCCGACCATCGCGGCGGCGGCCTACAAGTATTCGATCGGCCAGCCGTTCGTGTACCCGCGCAACACGCTCGGCTACGCCGAGAATTTCATCCACATGCTGTTCTCGACGCCGTGCGAGGAATACAAGGTGAGCCCGGTGCTGGCCAAGGCGATGGACCGGATTCTGATCCTGCACGCCGATCACGAGCAGAACGCCTCGACCTCGACCGTGCGGCTCGCGGGATCGAGCGGCGCCAACCCGTTCGCCTGCATCGCCGCCGGCATCGCCTCGCTGTGGGGCCCGGCGCATGGCGGCGCCAACGAGGCGGTGCTGACCATGCTCGCCGAGATCGGCAACAAGAAGAACATCCCCGAGTTCATCAAGCGCGCCAAGGACCCCAAGGATAACGTTCGTCTGATGGGCTTCGGCCACCGGGTCTACAAGAACTACGACCCGCGCGCCAAGATTATGCAGAAGACCTGCCATGAGGTCTTGGGCGAGCTCGGCATCAAGAACTCTCCCGACCTGGAGATGGCGGTCGAACTCGAGCGCATCGCCCTCGAGGACGATTATTTCGTGCAGCGCAAGCTCTACCCCAATGTCGACTTCTATTCCGGCATCATCTTCCGGGCGATGGGGATTCCGACCGCGCTGTTCACCGCGCTGTTCGCGGTTGCGCGCACAGTCGGTTGGATGGCGCAGTGGGACGAGATGATCGGCGACCCGGCCCAGCGCATCGGCCGGCCGCGCCAGCTCTACACCGGCGCGACCGAACGCAAGTTCGTGCCGCTCGATAAACGGAAGTGA
- a CDS encoding lipid-A-disaccharide synthase, with protein sequence MAARLGIVAGGGTLPKRLIDSCRASDRPFFVVALEGQADPAVVADAPHAWVRLGAAGEAIARLRAEGCAELVFAGSVRRPSLADLRPDGWTAWFLARTGAFALGDDGLLAALAGALEREEGFRVVAPETIVPELLAREGAYGRLAPTPEDHADIAAAIAAALDLGARDQGQAAVARDGYVVTLEHADGTDAMLARLAEEPPPAQPKGVLAKVKKPGQEARIDLPTIGPETVRLAARAGLSGIVIEAGGALVVEPDELARAADESGVFVTGMRVTHPPAHPIRPPPPPEGPLIFLVAGEPSGDALGARLMAALKSKTGSRVRFAGVGGEKMAAEGLVSLFPMREIAVMGLLEVLPRIPNILARIDETVERAEHYNPDAVVTIDSPDFSFRVARRLKGLDFPLIHYVAPTVWAWRPGRARKIARFLDRLIALLPFEPPYFEREGLACTFVGHPVLESGAGTGDGKGFRARHDIPTDAPVLCVLPGSRRSEVRALLAPMGVAVRRVARDVEGLRVIVPTLSTVADDVRTATAAWPGIRVVEGEHEKYDAFAAADAALAASGTVSLELAMAGLPHAIAYKVNPITAWIARRLIRVRFVNLVNLVLERAAVPELLQEDCTGERLAETALRLLRDKDARKTQTDAFTEALRRLGQEQGIPSERAAEVVLEAIAEYSRTP encoded by the coding sequence GTGGCCGCGCGCCTCGGCATCGTCGCCGGCGGCGGAACGCTGCCCAAGCGCCTGATCGATTCCTGCCGCGCGTCCGATCGGCCGTTTTTCGTCGTCGCCCTCGAAGGCCAAGCCGATCCGGCGGTCGTCGCCGATGCGCCGCACGCTTGGGTCCGCCTCGGCGCCGCGGGCGAGGCGATCGCGCGTCTGCGCGCCGAAGGGTGCGCCGAACTGGTGTTCGCGGGTTCAGTACGCCGGCCCTCGCTCGCCGATCTTCGCCCGGACGGCTGGACCGCCTGGTTTCTCGCCCGTACCGGCGCGTTCGCGCTCGGCGACGACGGGCTGCTCGCGGCGCTCGCAGGCGCCCTCGAACGGGAGGAAGGGTTTCGCGTCGTCGCCCCCGAAACCATCGTTCCCGAATTGCTCGCGCGCGAAGGCGCCTACGGCCGCCTCGCGCCCACGCCTGAGGATCACGCCGACATCGCCGCCGCGATCGCCGCCGCCCTCGATCTCGGCGCGCGCGACCAGGGCCAAGCGGCGGTCGCGCGCGACGGCTACGTCGTCACCCTCGAACACGCCGACGGCACCGACGCCATGCTGGCCCGGCTGGCCGAAGAGCCGCCGCCGGCCCAGCCCAAGGGGGTCCTGGCGAAGGTCAAGAAACCCGGCCAGGAAGCGCGCATCGACCTGCCGACCATCGGGCCGGAAACCGTGCGTCTCGCGGCCCGCGCGGGCCTCAGCGGCATCGTCATCGAGGCAGGCGGCGCCCTGGTGGTCGAGCCGGACGAACTCGCTCGCGCCGCCGATGAGAGCGGGGTTTTCGTCACCGGGATGCGCGTGACGCACCCCCCGGCGCATCCGATCCGCCCGCCGCCGCCACCGGAAGGCCCGCTGATCTTCCTGGTCGCGGGCGAGCCCTCAGGCGACGCCCTCGGCGCGCGCCTGATGGCCGCGCTCAAGAGCAAAACCGGAAGCCGCGTCCGCTTCGCCGGCGTCGGCGGGGAAAAAATGGCGGCCGAGGGCCTGGTCAGCCTCTTTCCCATGCGCGAAATCGCGGTGATGGGCCTGCTCGAGGTCCTGCCGCGGATACCCAATATCCTCGCCCGTATCGATGAAACCGTCGAACGCGCCGAGCATTACAATCCCGACGCGGTCGTCACCATCGATTCGCCCGATTTCAGTTTCCGCGTCGCCCGGCGCCTCAAGGGCCTCGACTTTCCGCTTATCCACTACGTCGCACCGACCGTGTGGGCATGGCGGCCGGGACGCGCGCGAAAGATCGCCCGCTTCCTCGACCGCCTGATCGCGCTGTTGCCTTTCGAGCCGCCTTATTTCGAGCGCGAGGGGCTGGCCTGCACCTTCGTCGGCCATCCGGTCCTGGAAAGCGGAGCGGGAACGGGCGACGGCAAGGGGTTCCGCGCGCGTCACGACATTCCGACCGACGCGCCGGTGTTGTGCGTGCTGCCGGGAAGCCGCCGTTCGGAGGTCCGCGCCTTGCTCGCGCCGATGGGCGTCGCGGTCCGGCGCGTCGCTCGCGACGTCGAGGGCCTGCGCGTGATCGTGCCGACTCTTTCGACGGTCGCCGACGACGTGCGCACGGCCACCGCCGCGTGGCCGGGCATTCGGGTCGTCGAGGGAGAACACGAGAAGTACGACGCGTTCGCCGCCGCCGACGCCGCCCTCGCGGCGTCCGGCACCGTTTCGCTCGAACTGGCGATGGCCGGGCTCCCGCACGCGATCGCCTACAAGGTCAATCCGATAACCGCGTGGATCGCGCGGCGCCTGATCCGGGTGCGCTTCGTCAACCTGGTCAATTTGGTTTTAGAGCGTGCGGCAGTGCCGGAATTGCTGCAGGAGGACTGCACCGGCGAGCGGCTCGCCGAAACCGCATTGAGACTCTTGCGTGATAAGGACGCGCGCAAGACGCAAACGGACGCTTTCACCGAAGCCCTCCGCCGCCTCGGCCAAGAACAGGGAATACCATCGGAGCGCGCGGCGGAGGTGGTGCTGGAGGCCATCGCCGAGTATTCTCGAACGCCTTAA